GTGTTTTGTAACTAGTTCGCCGTAATTCCAAGGTGGCTGTTTCCTAGAGATAAAACACCGTGTGTAGACAGAGGCTCTGATGTCACCCCACAGGTGATGGGGGCTTTCTGCACATGCACCAACCCACCCGCGTGCAGGGCTTTGTGCCTGAAGCCATGCCCACCCAGGCAGGGGTGCCAAGGAGGGGCATTGGGCTGTCTCAAACTGCTTACGCTCCAGATTCTTATTTTCTCGTTTCACAGTTTCCAGTTGATCTAAGGCTTCCTCGTAGGCATTTTTCAGTTTGAAGAGCTCGGTGCTCAAGGAACGTGACTCCTTCAGAGAAGCTTCCAGTTCTGCCTGGCTCTCCTCACACTTGGTTTTCCATTCAGCTACCACCTGGAACACAGGCATGGGAAGTGGTCCTTGGTCAGCTCATCCCCAAGCTCCTAACTAAGCAAAACGCTACAGTAAATACTCCTAGAATTGGAGCTTCACTGGGCAGCATGTCTTGCCTTAGCTCCTTGGTTCCATAAATTTACTCAAGATTGGTCAACATATCACAACAGTTGCCATCTCCAAAAAGCACATGGATCCTCCAGGGAGGAATTCTCTGGGCCTCACTGCCCTTTTCTTACTATGAGAATGGCCCTGCACTTCTAAATATTGCCTTAAAACTTTGGTTCAAATCAACCTTAATGTCGTACCTTTTAGGAGGCTTTCGGAGAGCCTCCCAATGGGACCTGAGTTAGATTTACACATGTCAGCCACCCAGACAGACCAGCAGTGTGGGGGAGACCAGAAATGTGTGGAACTGAACGCATGGTAAAAATAGGTTTGCGTCTGCTGACAATGCTTGATATGgacctccacccccatcccacgCCCGGTTCATTTTACGCACAAGGAAACGACAGCCCAAGGAAGCTTGGGAGTTGCCCGAGGCCACACGGCTGATGGGGCAGAGTCAAGACTGGGGCCCAGTCTCCTCCTTCCATGACTACCAGGGGGTCCCCACATGAAGCATGCAGCTTGCACGGAGCTGACCCCACACCTTGTCAAAATTCCTCTGCTTTTTGTCCAGAGCGGCGGCCAGTGAGTTGGCCCTTTCAACATCAACCATCAGATCCTCGACTTCCCCTTGCAGCCTCTGCTTGGTCTTCTCCAGGGAAGCACATTTAGCATTCACTGCCTCAACCTGTTCCTCCGAATCCTGAAGGCGCTGAGCAagttttttccttaaagaatgtGAAAGGGAAGCAGACACTATTCAAACCTCAAGCCTCTTTAACATCACTGTTCATCAAGTTGGAATCGCTCATCTGCGTGACTCAAACACCCATTTGCCTTCAAAAGCCCAGAAGAATTCCCTGTCTGCTAAAAACTAGTGATCAATAACCTGCCTTGTCTCTAACCAAGATCAGAGTTGTTTGTCTTAATGTGGTGTGCTAACACCAAGTCCCTCTCATGGAGCGCACAGCACTGcatgaagacacagaaaaggTGGGGAAACATCTTGTTTCCCTAAACTTGTAATGTAACAAGTAGTTCGGAAGCCAGTGCCATCTATCTTATCATCATTTGAGACCTCTCATTCTTCTACAGGCAAATGGACTCGCATACTTGGCCTCCTCCAACTCCTCGGTGCGCTGGATGGCATCTGTCTCATATTTGGTCCTCCACTGGGCCACCTCGCTGTTGGCCTTGGACAGCGCCCTCTGCAGCTCGGCCttgccctcctgctcctcctcataCTGTTCCCGCAGCAGGTCACAGTCGTGGCGGGAGGACTGCAGGGCGTGGGCCAGGGCGTTCTTGGCCTGCAGCAGTCAAGAAAGAggagaccccccaccccaccccagtggATGAGTGTTTCCATGTCGTGGACATGATACAGTCCAAGGGTGTTCCTATATCATCACCTACTGAGTCGAGCTGCCCTGTTCTCCTGCAGGTGGTAACTGAAGACCAGACCAAGGAAGCACTCCCTCAAATGAGGTACCTTGCTCTCTTCCTCTAACTGCCTCTTGAGTTCTTCTATTTGCTGGGTAAATGCTTGCTTGCTCCTGGAAAGTTGGGACAcaatgctttccttttcttccagttGACGACTCAGTTCCCCTGTGTCCAGAAGGAGATATTTTCACGttattcactcactcatccattcatcGAGTTCCTACTGTGTGTAAGGCATTGTGCTAAGATCCAGGGAGACAGTAAATGACAGGGTGTAGTCCTTTCTTGGGGGTGATGAGAGGTGTCCatgagaaagaaactgaagacacagcCACTAGGGTGTTGTTATAAACTACTAGAAGCCTGGAGTGACTCTTGTCAGTAAAACCCATTGAGAACGATTATAAATTGAAATACCTAAAAAAGCTCAGAGACCTTCCAGTGACTGGTATTTCCAGCTGCTTGTTGATTTGTCATTAAGATATTAGTGTCTTCCCTTGGACTTTATAGCTCGTAATTTGAAGTTAGACTCTTGGGTAAATATGGTGGGGTCAGGTTTATATGCTTATACAGAAGTAAGAAGGAAACGGTGGGGGGGAGAGGCCTTATGACCCCAGAGGTGAATTCTCCAGATGATTACAGAAGTGGAAACTAAACCTCAACCACAACCTTGGCTGTGGCTGCCAGCAAAGGACTGATGGATTCACTGGGATGATGGGCTGGAGAACCAGGCCTGGGCGGGGCCATGTTTTCTAGGTAAAAGCCCCAGATAACATTCCCCtaaattccttaatttttaaaatatttgtttatatattttggagaaagagagagtgtgtgtgtgtgtgtgcgcgcgcacacgtgcaagcagggggagtggcgggggggagagaaagaggccgactccccactgagtgtggatcctgacgtggggctcaatcctaggaccccaagatcatgacctgagctgaaatcaagagttggatgctcaaccaactgagccacccacgtgccctgtTGTCCCCCCGTATTTGTACTACCCGGAGCCTATTCAAATTGGCTATTTCTTTACCTATTATCTAAGATGCTTGTTCGCAGACCACAGATCTGAATTTGTGTGCAGCAAGAAACAGAAAGGACTTGGGAGTTTGTTTCTAGTCCCAtttatgccattttatttatttatttgagagaaagagagtgagtgagagagagaaggagcaaggggaggggcaggggaagagggagaagcagattccctactgagcagggagcccactccatcccagaaccccaggagcatgacctgagccaaaggcagacacttaaccaactgagccacccaggcacccccactcccATTTCTGTCATTTAGAAAATTTTGTACCAAGGCATTATTAATGTTGAAAGAGCTTGAACCAGGCCATATTCTGAGTCTCCTCTCATTCCAATCTGCTTTGCTTACTCCTATTTTACCAAACTGTCAATGTTCCCTCCTTCATATTTTGAATGACTTTTCTGAGGGTTGTTCTGATTGCTTCTCTCTGAAAAGATGCTTCCCTAGAGATTCTCCCCCACACAGCACTGCCCTTTAGTGTTGGCCAGTTGCCCTCACTCCCCAGGCGACCAGGAGGCGTGGGCCCCCCCATCCCATCACTCACCAGCCTCTGTCTGCAGACGAGACTTCTGTGTCGCCAGCTCGCTCATGCTCCTCTGAATTTCCTCATTCTTGCCCCTGGCCTCACTTAGCTGATCCTCCAAAGTTCGGCATATTTTCTCCAGATTGGCCTAAAGTGTTGAGAAGGGGGAGAAAATTGAGTCCATATTCAGACTAGAATGACCCCAGAGACCCAGAGATGTCTCTCATCAAAAGCATGGGCCCCACCCTGCCCGAGCACCTTAGATTTTGACACGCTCTCCACATTGCTGGACAGATCGTCGATCTCCAGCTTGAACTCgctcttctccttctccagctTCTGCTTGACCCTCTGCAGGTTGTCTATCTGCTCCCCGAGCTCGGCCACGCTGTCCGCATGCTTCTTCCTCAGGGTGGCCAGCATGGCTTCGTGCTGCAGGGTGGCCTCCTCCAGGTCCCTGCGCATCTTCTGGAACTCGGCCTCCCGCTTCTTGTTCAGCTCGATCTGGGTGGAGGTGAcacctcctgcctcttccagccgCTCGCTCAGCTCCTCCAGTTCCCGGGCATAGTCGCTGCGCTGTTTCTCTGTCTTTGCACGGGTCGCCCGCTCCGCCTCAATCTCTTCTTCCAGTTCCTCGATCCGAGCCTGGGGAGGGTGACCATTCACTCATGGACAGTGGGTCCCCACAGTGACTCGCTCTGGACATCAAGTACAGGCTTGTTTCCATGCTCATTAAGCAAACCAATATTTGGGCTTCTCCCCCAGGAATAGGACTATTGTTAATTTCCTTTGCTATGAATTTTTTCTGCCCCAACATGGTCATGACCCCTGCAGTGACCAACCCAGGATATTGTCTGTTCAGCTGAAATGTTGACCCCAAATACCTTcatgatgtattttaaattatggaaagattGCTCATTGCTGCTATGTCATCCTAGCAGAAAGGAAACCCGTGGTTCAGCCCACTTGCTTGAAATGGCTTACAGCAGATGGCACCCAGCCCATGTGAGTGACCTTCCCGGGAAAGAAAAGTCCAGGCTGCCTCCTACCTGTAGCTCTTTGATCTTCTTCTGAAACTGGAGGCCCAGAGTCTGCTCGTCTTCTACTTTGCTTTGCAGCTGACTGTATTCAAAATCCTTCCTGGGAAGGGAAATGTGGAACGTGTGAAGACACAATAGCCAGAGACTTGGAAGATTGAAACCAGTGGTTTTAGGACATACTTCTTGAGCCTTTCATCCAGCTGCTGTTTATCATTCTCCAGATCTAATATGGACTCTTGGGCAAGCTTCAAGTCTCCCTCAAGcttccttttgttcctttccaGATCTACACGGAGCTTCTTTTCTTGTTCGAGGGAGCTTTCCAGCTACAAAGGGCACCATATCCTTTTGAGAACAAATGCTTTGCACCAGAGGGTTCATGGGGGGCTCTTCCAACTCTGAGGGTCTAGGATGCCCAATTAGCACCATTTACTTACATCATCGACCTGCTGTTCCAGtttgctcttgattttggtcaAAGAATTGACTTTGTCTTCTTCAGCTTGGAGGTCATCCAGGGCCTGCTGGTGGGCCTCTTGGAGGGCCTTCTTCTCCCTGGTCAGCTTTGCAATGGTTTCGTCCAACCCCGCGAGTTCCTCAGTAAGGTTTTTAACCTAAGAAGAGGCCAGAAGcaaattataagaataaatagTCTGATTCACAATGAGCACACGAAGCCAGGAAGAGCCACGGAGAGAGTACCTTGTTCTCTGTGGCATGCTTCTCCTTTTCGACCTTGGCCAGGGTCAGCTCAAGGTCGTCAATGTCTTTCTTGAGCTCCGAACACTCGTCCTCCAGTTTTCTCTTCTTGGCCGTCAGCTCAGCATTGATCTCTTCCTCATCTTTCCGCTCTCTCAGTCACCTCCTTGATCTTGGCCTCCAGCTGGAATTTCGCTTTGATCAGCTGGTCACACCTCTCCTCTGCATCCAACAAGTTttcactttcctttaaaaaaaaaaaaaaaaaaaaggataacagtTTCTTTTAATGAGATAAGGCTTGTGATATTCCAGTGCCTTGTTATAAACAAAGTCCTTTAGGAAGCATCCCAACTGCAAAGCAAAACATCCCATCCCAAATCCAGTCTTTCTAAATAATCAAGTCTACAAGCAAAGGTAACAAATCCTCAACACATACAGCTTGCACTTGGAGCTGCAGGTCATTCTTCTCTTGTACTAGTGTCACCAGTTTTTCCTCcagttcctttctttttgcttctgaCTTGGCAAGCTCGTCTTTGGTTTTCTGAAACTCTTCCTTCATGGTGGCCATCTCCTTCTCGGTCTCTGCGCTCTTGAGGAGCGGTTTGATCTTGAAGAAGAGCTTCATCCAGGGCCAGTGCTTGACATTCATGAAGGCACGGATGTTGTACTGGATGCAGAAGATGGACTCCCTGAAAACACAATATGGGTTATCTCCAGGAGAGGCCCCCACTCCCCATAAAGAGCTCATGTTTGACCAGAGACCCTGCTCCACCTTCTCTGCACCATCTTCTGGAATTCCACACGCATGAGGAACCCTCTGCACACCGCTTGTGTCCGGGTAATCAGTTTGGCCAGGCGGTCATCCCGCATTTCCTCCAAGGTCCCCAGCAAACCAGCCTTGAAGAACACCTTCCAGGGGAAAAGGATGATATGAGTCTATGTGCTGGAGAATTCCAAGAAGAGACTGCGGGCCAGCAACTGGCAGACCTGAGGCATTACCTTGGTATGTCCAAATTTGTACTGAGTGTGGTCAATGTCAATGGAGGCCAAGAGCTTCTCACAAGCTTTCTTGCTGTCAATGAATTGTCCCTCAGGGATGGCACTGGCATTCAGCACTCGGTATCTGCCATTGTAGACACAGAAAGAATCACAGGCCATTAGCAGAGTCATAAACCTTGGAGACCAATGCATTCAGGCTTGTCTTCTAACAGGCCAGGgtccagagagggaaagaaacttgCCCATTGTCACACTGCTAGGTGGTGGCCTGGAATCTAAGCCTCCTGAAGCTTAAGGCAGGTCTTTTCCTACCATATCATTTATCAGACAAGCTCCTGAgaaaatgtggaagaaagaagTAAGTATATCTTGGCTGGGAGGTAGGGCAATCATTTGACATGAAGGCCCACACTGCTCTGTCGAAGTGGATTACCAGtatttctccctctcaaattCAAGCATCTACACACCTCATCAAGAAgtatatagaacatttttattatgcaCCTTTGTTTAAAATCTCCATAGAGAATCCTGTTTGGGAACCCCTTCCTGCAAATGCGGATCCCTTCCAGAACACCGTTACACCGCAGCTGGTGCAGGACGAGGCTATGTTCCATAGCCCCTGAGAAAAGAAGCAAGAGATGTCAGCCTCACACAGGATTTCTCAGAAATTGAGCACTATCTACAGCAGCAGCAGGTGTCTCACCTGGGGTTTTGGTTTCATTGGGAATTATACAGCGCACGAAGTGAGGATGAGTCGTTCTTAAATTTGACATCAGCTTGTTCAGGTTTTCCTAAAAGATGAAATTTGACAGTCTACTGTAGGCTTTTACAAAGATGGAGATATACTGTAATGAAGACTAGGATACGCATTTTCAACTTATCTTGGATTCTAAAGAATGGAATTATTTAACTCTTTAATAGCCCATGGCTAGAGATACAGGCACATAACTGATACATGGTGAACCAGAAACTAACCACATACAGAATACTCTCTGAAACCAGTTCCAGAAATGTGTCTGGCTCCACTGGGAGCTTGAGATGCTGTTGCCTGTGTCCCTCAGGCAAGTAGGAAAGTTTGTGATGAGGATtgcttcctgcccccaccccaggccagccAACCCAACTACCTGCAGAACAAAATAATTGAATTCTAGACCAACGTTTGTTAAACCTCgtttatatagcatatatatttatatattattatatatttgtgtatttatgttttaTCATACTGCCACTCAGCTTCACCAAGTAACAGCAGATTAAGACCATGTTACCATTCTTGAATAAACCAGTCAGGATCTCGACATCACTCATCTTAAGATCATTTACACCAATTACAAGCAGATAAACTTGTGTTTTTCTTACCCTGAAAAGGGCAGAGACAGTTTGGAAAGAAGAACCCTTCTTCTTGGCAACTTTCTTCTTTCCGCTGTCAgctgaaaaacataaaagatggCACAACACTGTTATCAGATCTCTAGGGATCTTTCGGGCCTGAGAACTGAGTGGCAGGAGAAAGCATGAGTATAAGGCAGTCCGTGGAGTCTGTTACCGTCTGCTGTTGCAAAGGTGGCGTAGAGGTGTGCCAGAAGCCTGTTGGAGGACTTCTGGTACAGCCCCACCACGGTCTCGTTCAGGGGGTCCTTGTTCTTCTCCAGCCAGCCCGAGACACTGTAGTCCACGGTGCCTGCGTAGTGGATCAGTGAGAAGTGTGCTTCGGCCCTGCCCTTGACCACCTTGGGCTTCTGGAAATTGCTGGACTTGCCCAAGTGCTGGTCATAGAGCTTGTTCTTGAAGGAGGTGTCTGTGGCCTTGGGAAACATGCACTCCTCTTCCAGGATGGAGAAGATGCCCATGGGCTGgattaaagcaaagcaaaatgcaCATAGGGTAAATATGAGGTGCAGGATGAGCCGCAGAGTTTAAGAGAAGTTACTGGCTGGACAGATCAGGCCACCTTCTCAATGAGCTCGATACAGGCAGCCAGGTCCATCCCGAAGTCGATGAAGGTCCACTCAATGCCCTCCTTCTTGTACTCCTCCTGCTCCAGCACGAACATGTGGTGGTTGAAGAACTGTTGCAGCTTCTCATTGGTGAAGTTGATGCACAGCTGCTCCAGGCTGTTATACTAAAACCAAAATATAGTGTCCACGTGCAAATTTAGGTTGCCTTCAAAATCAAAGACCCGTCAACCTCCCTCCTCTTTGCCTCTGGCTCTGTCAACTCATTTATTCCCTCAGCTACGGGCATGTTCTTCAATGTCTAGCCCAGATCTCATCTCTTCCCTGGAGACGTCTCTGAGCTTCCAGCCCGAAGGTGTTTTCTCTGTCTGCCGAGTCCCCACGGTCGGGTCTCTCCTGTGCACCGACCGCTGTCTGCTTTTTCTGTAGTTACTCTTCCGTGTACCGTATATACCTTCTGTCTTCCTCTATAAACTCAAGCTTATCTTTCATTCGCCAGCATGTCTTGTGTCTGGAAGACACTAAATATATGCTCTTATGGCTGGCTATATGCTTCTAACCTAGAACCAGCAggatatttatgtaaattttgtgCGATTGGCTTATCAGATTCTCTGTATGCTTGGCTTTTCCTAGGTCAATAAttgcatttgagttctttcttttatttatttaatgtcctTTATAAAATTCCACTTGTTGCACGTCTTCTCCTCTCTTGGAATTATACAGCCCTCCCCACAAAAGCTGCTTCCCTTCTACTTGATCCGCCTGACAGTTTCCTACCAGATGCAATGCTCTGACACGTCGCTCACCTTGACATCTTCCCTATAGGATCGTGATgacccatccatccctccataAAAAGCCACATGCCATCATGAAAGTAGGGAACCCAGACCTCAAAGATCTCAAAGCCTGCGATGTCCAAAACACCAATGAAGTGTTGTCTTGGCAGCTTCGTGTCCAGTTGCTGGTTGATGCGAGTGACCATCCACAAGAACAGCTTTTCGTAAACTGACTTGGAGAGGGCGTTCACAGCATGGTGAACCTGCCGGGGAAAGAGCACTGGTGTCGGAGGGCAGTggccaccgggagcctgcttcctgtCAGCCCTGAGGCAACCGCTTACCTGATCTACTGTTTGACCTTTGGTAACATACTCATTCCCGACTTTCACCCTGGGGAAGCACAGGGCTTTAAGGAGGTCGGAAGAGTTCAGGCCCATGAGATAGGCTGTTTTGTCGGCCACTGCCAGGGAAAGAAAGATGATCACAAAAGGGCACCCCTGATACTTGGCAAAGTAGGAGAACCACTTTGAAACATCATGCAGGCGTTTCAAAGCTTGGGGAAGCTTGTCTCAGTTGTTTtacaatctttttgttttttaaaaaagattttatttatctattagagagagagcaggtgcacacaagcagtgggaaggacagagggagaggcacaagcagaccctctgcagagcagagagcccacaatatggggttcaatcccaggaccccaggatcgtgacctaagctgaaggcagatgcttagccgactgagccactgagctgcCCCTTATACCCCTCATCATTAAACCACTTGTGTGTGGCCAGTGGAAGCTACATCACTTTGAAAGGTTATgggaaatgaatatgaaaattcaTATGAGAATATGAAAGGTTTTATGGGAAAGCAGGACTGGGTTCCAGAAATCCCTGGTCATATCTCATTGCCTCTGAAACAGGCCCATTCTGGTAGTTGAGCAAATGGGGGGCAGTAATACTGTGCATTGGAGCCCCAGAGGGGTTCACCCCTCCCGGTGGAAGGAGGACTCATTGCTTTCAAAAGAGGCACCAAATGATCTCCACTGActacccacccacccagctcTGGCGAACGGCTTGTGGTTATTTTGTACCTTCGGTGCCATCCGGCTCGGCCTGCTCCTCTCGCTGCTTCTGCTTGAACTTCATGTTCCCGTAGTGCATCACGGCCCCCGTGAGCTTGTAGAGCCCAGACTTCTCTTCTGGGGTGAAGCCCAGGATGTCAATGGCACTCTGACATTCAAAGAACAGCATGTTAGTCAATCAACCCTTGTGACGGAGGAGCACCTCGCAGCGCCCTCTCCCTTCTACTTACATCCGTAGCCAACAGCTCCTCCGCGTCGTCAATGCTGGCCACCAGGATTTCACCCTGGCTGATGAACGGGTAGTCGTAAGGGTTGGTTGTAATAAGCAGCAGCTCTGAAACGAGAAATGTCAAATAAAGAGGCCCCACGGATGCAAAGGAAACACCCACCCATCAACATCTGGGACTTGAGCTCCTAGATTCTGGGCTGAGACCTTCACTGCCGGAGCCCAAACTGAATTTAGAGTGAGAAATCTCCTCCCAGGCAGCCTCACAATCCCCAGGCTGCGGCGGAACGGACAGTCGGGGGAAGTCCAGGCAGCCTGGCCGGGCTGCGTAGATTAAGAGCCCCAGAGAGGACCCAAATTTAGGCTTCCTTGCTCTGTGCGTGGATGGCGCCTATTAGTGTAGGCTGGGGAAAATTAAATAAGGGAAGCTGGGTCAGGGAGGAGCCCACCCTGAGGGGAAATGCAGGTGGTTTGGTATCATCATAGCCTTTTCCAAACTCCTTGAAGGGCTGAAGCCTGTTTCCAGGCCCTGGGGCCAGAAGGCGGAGCTCGCACAGCCCGAGAGCAAAGAAGAAGGTGCCTGTAGGCCTGTGTTGGGTGTAGGAAGGGGCCTGGTGAGGCTGTCGGCCTGGTCAGAGGCTGGTTCCTAGGTCAGTAGGGGGCGCCGGACGACAATGAAACAGTCGTTCAGCAGGCGTGCAGGAGCCAGGGCTGGACTCCGTCCTGGGCTAATCTTCCTAATCTCCGTGTCCTTCACCTGGCACatccccttctgcagccccctCCCGCTTCTAAAAGAAGCTTCCCCTGTTGGCTGCCGCGTCTCTGCGGAGAGGCAGGGGCAGCCCTCCCGGTCCCACGACGTCAGAGCCCGGACGCCTCACCTATGAGCTCAGGCTTCTTGTTGGAAAGAATCTGGTAGAAGATGTGGTAGCTTCTCTCCGCCTTCAGCTGGAAGGTCACCCTAGATTTCTCCAGCAGATCTACACGCACAGACACGGCAGTTTCCCCAACCGCCCCACCTGCCCCGCGacgcccccacctgccctgcgaTCCACTTACAGGTTTCGATATCTGCAGAAGCCAGTTTCCCAGTGGTTCCGAAGTGGATTCGGATGAACTTGCCCTGTGaaggagggggtgggaagggggggaCCAGTGTCTCCAGAAGTTCCTGCTAGCCTCCTGGGCCACTGGGTGAAAAGGAGCTTTATtcccttacttaaaaaaattttttaaaagattttatttattcactcatgagagacccagaggcacaggcagagggagaagcaggctccatgcagggagcctgctgcgggactcgatcccgggaccccgggtcacgccctgcgccgaaggtggcgctaaaccgctgagccaccagggatccccttccttaCTTAAAATTAAGcgtgtcctcctcctcctcctcctcttctcttctccaccATGTTTGATTTGCCAATTCCTCCAAACACCGTgccccctcaccctcaccccatccAGTCCTAAAGTGACAGAATGACTTTTTCCAAGATGTAAATCAAACTGCATCACTTCTCAGCTCACAGAATCCCTCAGTAGCTTCCTGAATACAAtccacacaccccaccccacggGCCCGCCAAGGCCTCCATGCTGGCGCATGACCCACATCTGTCTACCTCTTCTCCCACGCCACGGGACACGCTTCCTGCCCACCTTTGTAGCCGCCACACGAGCCCTCTCAGGTCCCCTGACTACACCAGGCCCTGCCCCACCGCAGAGAGTGTGCGCTTGCTTTTCCCCACGTCCCTCCTCATCCTGTAGATCTTGGGGTTCACAGGCCAGCCTCCTGCTCTCCCCAGATGCCTGGGGAGATGCAGCCCCCAGTTACTCCATCACATGCCCTGCTTACTGGGCTTCTCACGAAGGCATCATTATCTGAAATTGTCCGGTGGCTGTGCTTCATTCTGCCGCTGGCCTATGGCCTCCGGGAGGACCGGAACCCTGCTTCCCCTGAAGGCCCCAGAGAAATCCCGGCTGACCTGAAAACTCAGACTCACAAAGCGGGAGGAGTTGTCATTCCTCACGGTCTTGGCGTTCCCGAAGGCCTCCAGCAGCGGGTTGGCGCTGATGATTTGGTCTTCCAGGGTTCCCTAATGCAAAGGACCAGGGGAGGAAGAAGCCACAGTTGACACTGGGAAATGTTCCCCGGCTCTGCTTCTCCGAGTGCCCCTGCTGCCCATCACATCATGACAGCCTGTCCCTCATCCCTCTGTC
The Vulpes lagopus strain Blue_001 chromosome 10, ASM1834538v1, whole genome shotgun sequence genome window above contains:
- the LOC121499334 gene encoding LOW QUALITY PROTEIN: myosin-3-like (The sequence of the model RefSeq protein was modified relative to this genomic sequence to represent the inferred CDS: deleted 1 base in 1 codon) is translated as MSSDTEMEVFGIAAPFLRKSEKERIEAQNQPFDAKTYCFVVDSKEEYAKGRIKSSQDGKVTVETEDNRTLVVKPEDVYAMNPPKFDRIEDMAMLTHLNEPAVLYNLKDRYTSWMIYTYSGLFCVTVNPYKWLPVYNPEVVEGYRGKKRQEAPPHIFSISDNAYQFMLTDRENQSILITGESGAGKTVNTKRVIQYFATIAATGDLAKKKDSKMKGTLEDQIISANPLLEAFGNAKTVRNDNSSRFGKFIRIHFGTTGKLASADIETYLLEKSRVTFQLKAERSYHIFYQILSNKKPELIELLLITTNPYDYPFISQGEILVASIDDAEELLATDSAIDILGFTPEEKSGLYKLTGAVMHYGNMKFKQKQREEQAEPDGTEVADKTAYLMGLNSSDLLKALCFPRVKVGNEYVTKGQTVDQVHHAVNALSKSVYEKLFLWMVTRINQQLDTKLPRQHFIGVLDIAGFEIFEYNSLEQLCINFTNEKLQQFFNHHMFVLEQEEYKKEGIEWTFIDFGMDLAACIELIEKPMGIFSILEEECMFPKATDTSFKNKLYDQHLGKSSNFQKPKVVKGRAEAHFSLIHYAGTVDYSVSGWLEKNKDPLNETVVGLYQKSSNRLLAHLYATFATADADSGKKKVAKKKGSSFQTVSALFRENLNKLMSNLRTTHPHFVRCIIPNETKTPGAMEHSLVLHQLRCNGVLEGIRICRKGFPNRILYGDFKQRYRVLNASAIPEGQFIDSKKACEKLLASIDIDHTQYKFGHTKVFFKAGLLGTLEEMRDDRLAKLITRTQAVCRGFLMRVEFQKMVQRRESIFCIQYNIRAFMNVKHWPWMKLFFKIKPLLKSAETEKEMATMKEEFQKTKDELAKSEAKRKELEEKLVTLVQEKNDLQLQVQAESENLLDAEERCDQLIKAKFQLEAKIKEVTERAEDEEEINAELTAKKRKLEDECSELKKDIDDLELTLAKVEKEKHATENKVKNLTEELAGLDETIAKLTREKKALQEAHQQALDDLQAEEDKVNSLTKIKSKLEQQVDDLESSLEQEKKLRVDLERNKRKLEGDLKLAQESILDLENDKQQLDERLKKKDFEYSQLQSKVEDEQTLGLQFQKKIKELQARIEELEEEIEAERATRAKTEKQRSDYARELEELSERLEEAGGVTSTQIELNKKREAEFQKMRRDLEEATLQHEAMLATLRKKHADSVAELGEQIDNLQRVKQKLEKEKSEFKLEIDDLSSNVESVSKSKANLEKICRTLEDQLSEARGKNEEIQRSMSELATQKSRLQTEAGELSRQLEEKESIVSQLSRSKQAFTQQIEELKRQLEEESKAKNALAHALQSSRHDCDLLREQYEEEQEGKAELQRALSKANSEVAQWRTKYETDAIQRTEELEEAKKKLAQRLQDSEEQVEAVNAKCASLEKTKQRLQGEVEDLMVDVERANSLAAALDKKQRNFDKVVAEWKTKCEESQAELEASLKESRSLSTELFKLKNAYEEALDQLETVKRENKNLEQEIADLTEQIAENGKTIHELEKSRKQIELEKADIQLALEEAEAALEHEEAKILRIQLELTQVKSEIDRKIAEKDEEIEQLKRNYQRTVETMQSALDAEVRSRNEAIRLKKKMEGDLNEIEIQLSHANRQAAETLKHLRSVQGQLKDTQLHLDDALRGQEDLKEQLAMVERRANLLQAEVEELRASLEQTERARKLAEQELLDANERVQLLHTQNTSLIHTKRKLEADLTQLQSEVEDASRDARNAEEKAKKAITDAAMMAEELKKEQDTSAHLERMKKNMEQTVKDLQHRLDEAEQLALKGGKKQIQKLETRIRELEFELEGEQKKNTESVKGLRKYERRVKELTYQSEEDRKNVLRLQDLVDKLQVKVKSYKRQAEEADEQANAHLTKFRKAQHELEEAEERADIAESQVNKLRAKTRDFTSSRMVVHESEE